The proteins below come from a single Pleuronectes platessa chromosome 1, fPlePla1.1, whole genome shotgun sequence genomic window:
- the swap70a gene encoding switch-associated protein 70, whose translation MWLREELLKSIWHAFTALDVDSRGKVSKSQLKVLSHNLCTVMKIPHDPVSLEEHFKNDDKGLLSNQGYMPYLNRFILDKVREDFDVQDFYKMCWTLCFKKNICTKHLLIKQDDAFKVWCIFNFLSEDNYPLVIIIEEIEYFLRKVLEAMGSEWSEEKFTEYKLQLSSENCLTAWELIELVGLGYFSKGMNQQTLSLGINEVYQELILDVLKQGYMMKKGHRRKNWTERWFVLRPDSLSYFICEDLLEQKGKIPLDINCCVESLADKDGKKCHFLIKCSDVSFEITASDKKKKQEWIQAIQTCIQLLRLGLSSPHREARLRRRELRQKQHAEEEDLKEKMKRLQVANEHKQRELEAMREKMEETAAQAALEENRRRKSQLDVQDRHRLDLEREKMAHQQMERQVAQKSFELEQYLQRVRELEDMYHRLEEALEDERQAKQDEEAMRKLQARLLEEEAAKRVELEQIHRQQQRVLSQTEAEKQELVADQQAKERELRTAMLQLESLEREQQGALEQYEEVSRKLKGASNKSKSWKDKVAKHEGLMRLIQPGDKAPQRITNWGPASFTDTELEIRKKSWQERKNQGPQAQ comes from the exons ATGTGGCTGCGAGAGGAGCTGTTGAAGTCCATATGGCACGCGTTCACTGCGCTGGACGTGGACAGTCGAGGGAAGGTTTCCAAGTCTCAGTTAAAG GTGTTGTCTCACAACCTGTGCACAGTGATGAAGATCCCTCACGACCCCGTGTCCCTcgaagaacattttaaaaacgaTGACAAAGGGCTTCTGTCCAACCAAGGCTACATGCCGTACCTCAACAGGTTCATACTGGACAAG GTGCGGGAGGATTTTGACGTGCAGGATTTCTACAAGATGTGCTGGACCCTGTGTTTCAAGAAAAACATCTGCACCAAACATCTGCTCATCAAACAGGACGATGCTTTCAAAGTCTGGTGCATTTTCAACTTTCTGTCAGAAGACAACTACCCACTGGTCATCATCATTGAAGAG ATTGAGTACTTTCTGCGTAAGGTGCTGGAGGCCATGGGGAGCGAATGGAGTGAGGAGAAGTTTACAGAATACAAGCTGCAGCTGAGCTCGGAGAACTGCCTGACCGCCTGGGAGCTGATCGAACTGGTGGGGCTGGGATACTTCAGCAAGGGCATGAACCAGCAGACCCTGTCCCTGGGCATCAATGAGGTCTACCAGGAGCTCATACTGGATGTGCTCAAACAG GGATACATGATGAAGAAGGGCCACAGGAGGAAGAACTGGACCGAGCGCTGGTTCGTCCTCCGACCCGACTCCCTGTCCTACTTCATCTGTGAGGATCTTCTGGAGCAGAAAGGAAAAATCCCTTTGGACATAAACTGCTGTGTGgag tcTCTGGCTGATAAAGATGGGAAGAAATGCCATTTCCTCATCAAGTGCTCTGATGTAAGCTTCGAAATCACCGCTTCagataaaaagaagaagcaggaatGGATCCAAG CCATTCAAACGTGCATCCAGCTGCTGAGGCTGGGGCTGTCGTCTCCTCACCGCGAGGCGCGGCTGAGGCGCAGGGAGCTGCGGCAGAAGCAGCACGCTGAGGAGGAGGACctgaaggagaagatgaagcGGCTTCAGGTGGCCAACgagcacaaacagagagagctgGAAGCCATGAGGGAG AAAATGGAAGAGACTGCAGCTCAAGCAGCGTTagaggagaacaggaggaggaagtctCAGTTAGACGTACAGGACCGCCACAGGCTggacctggagagagagaaaatg GCTCATCAGCAGATGGAGAGGCAAGTGGCGCAGAAGTCCTTTGAACTGGAGCAGTACCTGCAGCGTGTCCGGGAGCTGGAGGACATGTACCACCGGCTGGAGGAGGCCTTAGAGGACGAGAGGCAGGCCAAGCAGGACGAGGAGGCCATGCGAAAACTGCAGGCCAG gctgctggaggaggaggccgcCAAGAGAGTCGAGCTGGAGCAGATCCACCGccagcagcagagggtgctgtCTCAGACCGAGGCTGAGAAGCAGGAGCTGGTGGCCGACCAGCAGGCCAAGGAGCGAGAGCTGCGGACAGCcatgctgcagctggagagtCTGGAGAGGGAGCAGCAGGGAGCACTGGAGCAGTATGAG GAGGTGTCGAGGAAGCTTAAGGGAGCATCCAACAAGTCAAAGTCTTGGAAAGACAAGGTGGCCAAACATGAGGGGCTGATGCGTCTCATCCAGCCAG GTGATAAAGCACCTCAGAGAATCACCAACTGGGGTCCAGCATCGTTCACTGACACAGAGCTGGAGATAAGGAAGAAGTCTTGGCAGGAGAGGAAGAACCAGGGGCCTCAGGCTCAGTGA